The Myxocyprinus asiaticus isolate MX2 ecotype Aquarium Trade chromosome 39, UBuf_Myxa_2, whole genome shotgun sequence genome window below encodes:
- the LOC127429860 gene encoding uncharacterized protein LOC127429860 isoform X1, which yields MEFNLSRLSAYFTIVAFTLSMHAVNPDLLIYSIDCVFNNRPYCCQARCNWEPGTNETFSYLSCRVSGKNMTCNINGGVNQLNVYTPTIRHGSIKSGAHCEINHAQGEYEVSCSDDKKPICCHTPCEWDPNFLNATCQMTGKKDIQKMNCTCIGDNAEQMVPCFINIPCPRKPNNEVCVLETDDKCYINQVSQAIRENEKLPVKRDLKCTVTPAVKVEFGDPKQSGLSEGEGSPENTEKKNCDSPWFYLTICLGILSTVLLVYIGCIGKRKGWKILNICSNDQGRQNPAEPRNCGDEDIHLAAAE from the exons ATGGAGTTTAATCTtagt AGATTAAGCGCATATTTCACCATTGTAGCATTCACATTATCGATGCATGCTGTTAATCCTG ATTTGCTGATTTACAGCATTGACTGTGTGTTTAACAATCGGCCATACTGCTGTCAAGCAAGATGTAATTGGGAGCCAGGAACCAATGAAACATTCAGCTATTTAAGTTGTCGGGTTTCTG gaaaaaacatGACATGCAATATTAATGGAGGCGTTAACCAACTAAATGTTTACACCCCCACAATACGTCATGGAAGCATCAAATCAGGGGCTCATTGTGAAATAAATCACG CACAAGGTGAATATGAGGTTTCTTGTTCTGATGATAAAAAGCCCATTTGTTGTCACACACCGTGTGAGTGGGATCCAAATTTTCTCAATGCAACATGCCAAATGACAG GAAAAAAAGATATTCAAAAAATGAATTGCACTTGTATTGGGGATAATGCAGAGCAGATGGtgccatgttttattaatatccCTTGTCCACGCAAACCTAACAATGAAGTTTGTGTTTTGGAAACTGATGATAAATGCTATATTAATCAAG TTTCACAAGCTATCAGGGAAAATGAGAAATTGCCAGTCAAAAGAGATCTAAAATGCACTGTGACACCTGCAG ttaAAGTGGAATTTGGAGACCCAAAACAAAGTGGTTTATCAGAAGGAGAGGGATCCCctgaaaatactgaaaaaaagaattgtg attcaccatggttttatttgacaatatGCCTTGGAATTCTCTCAACTGTGCTATTGGTCTACATAGGTTGT ATTGGCAAAAGGAAGGGATGGAAAATATTG AATATATGCAGTAATGATCAAG
- the LOC127429860 gene encoding uncharacterized protein LOC127429860 isoform X2 — MEFNLSRLSAYFTIVAFTLSMHAVNPDLLIYSIDCVFNNRPYCCQARCNWEPGTNETFSYLSCRVSGKNMTCNINGGVNQLNVYTPTIRHGSIKSGAHCEINHAQGEYEVSCSDDKKPICCHTPCEWDPNFLNATCQMTGKKDIQKMNCTCIGDNAEQMVPCFINIPCPRKPNNEVCVLETDDKCYINQVKVEFGDPKQSGLSEGEGSPENTEKKNCDSPWFYLTICLGILSTVLLVYIGCIGKRKGWKILNICSNDQGRQNPAEPRNCGDEDIHLAAAE, encoded by the exons ATGGAGTTTAATCTtagt AGATTAAGCGCATATTTCACCATTGTAGCATTCACATTATCGATGCATGCTGTTAATCCTG ATTTGCTGATTTACAGCATTGACTGTGTGTTTAACAATCGGCCATACTGCTGTCAAGCAAGATGTAATTGGGAGCCAGGAACCAATGAAACATTCAGCTATTTAAGTTGTCGGGTTTCTG gaaaaaacatGACATGCAATATTAATGGAGGCGTTAACCAACTAAATGTTTACACCCCCACAATACGTCATGGAAGCATCAAATCAGGGGCTCATTGTGAAATAAATCACG CACAAGGTGAATATGAGGTTTCTTGTTCTGATGATAAAAAGCCCATTTGTTGTCACACACCGTGTGAGTGGGATCCAAATTTTCTCAATGCAACATGCCAAATGACAG GAAAAAAAGATATTCAAAAAATGAATTGCACTTGTATTGGGGATAATGCAGAGCAGATGGtgccatgttttattaatatccCTTGTCCACGCAAACCTAACAATGAAGTTTGTGTTTTGGAAACTGATGATAAATGCTATATTAATCAAG ttaAAGTGGAATTTGGAGACCCAAAACAAAGTGGTTTATCAGAAGGAGAGGGATCCCctgaaaatactgaaaaaaagaattgtg attcaccatggttttatttgacaatatGCCTTGGAATTCTCTCAACTGTGCTATTGGTCTACATAGGTTGT ATTGGCAAAAGGAAGGGATGGAAAATATTG AATATATGCAGTAATGATCAAG
- the LOC127429860 gene encoding uncharacterized protein LOC127429860 isoform X4 produces the protein MEFNLSRLSAYFTIVAFTLSMHAVNPDLLIYSIDCVFNNRPYCCQARCNWEPGTNETFSYLSCRVSGKNMTCNINGGVNQLNVYTPTIRHGSIKSGAHCEINHAQGEYEVSCSDDKKPICCHTPCEWDPNFLNATCQMTVKVEFGDPKQSGLSEGEGSPENTEKKNCDSPWFYLTICLGILSTVLLVYIGCIGKRKGWKILNICSNDQGRQNPAEPRNCGDEDIHLAAAE, from the exons ATGGAGTTTAATCTtagt AGATTAAGCGCATATTTCACCATTGTAGCATTCACATTATCGATGCATGCTGTTAATCCTG ATTTGCTGATTTACAGCATTGACTGTGTGTTTAACAATCGGCCATACTGCTGTCAAGCAAGATGTAATTGGGAGCCAGGAACCAATGAAACATTCAGCTATTTAAGTTGTCGGGTTTCTG gaaaaaacatGACATGCAATATTAATGGAGGCGTTAACCAACTAAATGTTTACACCCCCACAATACGTCATGGAAGCATCAAATCAGGGGCTCATTGTGAAATAAATCACG CACAAGGTGAATATGAGGTTTCTTGTTCTGATGATAAAAAGCCCATTTGTTGTCACACACCGTGTGAGTGGGATCCAAATTTTCTCAATGCAACATGCCAAATGACAG ttaAAGTGGAATTTGGAGACCCAAAACAAAGTGGTTTATCAGAAGGAGAGGGATCCCctgaaaatactgaaaaaaagaattgtg attcaccatggttttatttgacaatatGCCTTGGAATTCTCTCAACTGTGCTATTGGTCTACATAGGTTGT ATTGGCAAAAGGAAGGGATGGAAAATATTG AATATATGCAGTAATGATCAAG
- the LOC127429860 gene encoding uncharacterized protein LOC127429860 isoform X3 translates to MEFNLSRLSAYFTIVAFTLSMHAVNPDLLIYSIDCVFNNRPYCCQARCNWEPGTNETFSYLSCRVSGKNMTCNINGGVNQLNVYTPTIRHGSIKSGAHCEINHAQGEYEVSCSDDKKPICCHTPCEWDPNFLNATCQMTGKKDIQKMNCTCIGDNAEQMVPCFINIPCPRKPNNEVCVLETDDKCYINQVSQAIRENEKLPVKRDLKCTVTPAVKVEFGDPKQSGLSEGEGSPENTEKKNCDSPWFYLTICLGILSTVLLVYIDWQKEGMENIEYMQ, encoded by the exons ATGGAGTTTAATCTtagt AGATTAAGCGCATATTTCACCATTGTAGCATTCACATTATCGATGCATGCTGTTAATCCTG ATTTGCTGATTTACAGCATTGACTGTGTGTTTAACAATCGGCCATACTGCTGTCAAGCAAGATGTAATTGGGAGCCAGGAACCAATGAAACATTCAGCTATTTAAGTTGTCGGGTTTCTG gaaaaaacatGACATGCAATATTAATGGAGGCGTTAACCAACTAAATGTTTACACCCCCACAATACGTCATGGAAGCATCAAATCAGGGGCTCATTGTGAAATAAATCACG CACAAGGTGAATATGAGGTTTCTTGTTCTGATGATAAAAAGCCCATTTGTTGTCACACACCGTGTGAGTGGGATCCAAATTTTCTCAATGCAACATGCCAAATGACAG GAAAAAAAGATATTCAAAAAATGAATTGCACTTGTATTGGGGATAATGCAGAGCAGATGGtgccatgttttattaatatccCTTGTCCACGCAAACCTAACAATGAAGTTTGTGTTTTGGAAACTGATGATAAATGCTATATTAATCAAG TTTCACAAGCTATCAGGGAAAATGAGAAATTGCCAGTCAAAAGAGATCTAAAATGCACTGTGACACCTGCAG ttaAAGTGGAATTTGGAGACCCAAAACAAAGTGGTTTATCAGAAGGAGAGGGATCCCctgaaaatactgaaaaaaagaattgtg attcaccatggttttatttgacaatatGCCTTGGAATTCTCTCAACTGTGCTATTGGTCTACATAG ATTGGCAAAAGGAAGGGATGGAAAATATTG AATATATGCAGTAA